One Campylobacter concisus DNA window includes the following coding sequences:
- a CDS encoding retention module-containing protein, whose amino-acid sequence MQKLGVIKNILGGEIVAVDKSGNERVLKVGDSIFEGETIKANVSAKAVIAANDGKEVSLQNGESLSLDKEANALSDNPEIASIQKALLNGANIADLEETAAGGNQGGGNATGDGVSLGAASFAEGGHYSNINENYRNLTDANRAFQTPENSIGGYNDADADTTTPISPATPVTPSTPSTPPTPSTPGVTVTPGTPSPANPPVITPRPGAVEITTSIDPAASEARESGAGANGEGGHYLVYKLGLSGTPVSPSGETTDLALNFMGGTRGEDYANLIEYSLNNGAAGSWVTLNANNTIPGVNVEDISKVQVRIKVLDDYGQANLDRHNQNEGSRAEIYGVDDNNSPVKNGLTQGVENFGVYKEGVSLSITPTSSYLLPTTAANRAEGYIIDNDDNLEITSDLSYADGNNYRIKTLDGDDTVSIKANVKGTQINTDDGDDIVNFDKAGIAFGSDNIDEHASINMYDGNDTVNINEAMKLGKAHISLDFYENSTGKDTLNINADVTGLGTTNNSSFYLGGGDDAINIKNATVSGVNIDASKGADTISIDNATIEKTNIFLTHRDKLNEADKVDINDATFIGSSIGVYNSSYNGEMADLNNDQVINVRGKTSFINTGTNDSGGLSATHVNINGTDSDKILFTGASSIYGKEINIDHALFSHGGEIGNYVGDQGRNYFSDATVTLANTQTDDKVGFRFDAGNDTLTFNGNNTINFVGKNSVASLKLETGDGADTINIGGETSFGGIFRGSTDGYTFKQSVSISTGSGDDAINIDKGAVLKAATINTGDGNDNVKLNGELQDTPDHWHSTSSIDLGSGNDTLHIGKDAIIGSGTTIKGGAGTDTLDLAGNIDFSKVAGFEKVSLGGSENNVALNLTINDVLNITRGNLNNTLRIDGEDGDHVHMSGDFTPGVSSGGYTTFTANTFTIEVKDEIVS is encoded by the coding sequence ATGCAAAAGTTAGGCGTTATCAAAAATATCCTAGGCGGTGAAATCGTAGCTGTTGATAAAAGCGGCAACGAAAGAGTCTTGAAGGTGGGCGATAGCATTTTTGAAGGCGAAACTATAAAGGCTAATGTCTCTGCAAAAGCAGTGATCGCAGCAAATGACGGTAAAGAAGTCAGCTTACAAAACGGCGAAAGTCTTAGCCTAGATAAAGAGGCAAATGCACTTAGTGATAACCCAGAGATAGCCTCTATCCAAAAAGCCCTATTAAACGGCGCAAACATCGCAGATCTTGAAGAGACCGCAGCAGGTGGTAACCAAGGCGGTGGTAACGCTACTGGAGATGGCGTGAGTTTAGGTGCTGCAAGCTTTGCCGAGGGCGGCCACTACTCAAATATCAATGAAAACTATAGAAATTTAACCGACGCAAACAGAGCTTTTCAAACCCCAGAAAACTCAATCGGTGGATATAACGATGCAGATGCAGATACGACAACTCCTATCTCACCAGCTACGCCTGTCACACCAAGTACTCCAAGCACACCACCAACGCCAAGTACTCCTGGTGTCACCGTAACCCCAGGTACTCCTTCACCTGCTAATCCTCCAGTCATCACGCCTCGTCCTGGTGCAGTAGAGATCACTACTAGCATCGATCCTGCTGCTAGCGAGGCAAGGGAGAGTGGCGCTGGAGCAAACGGCGAGGGCGGACACTATCTTGTTTATAAACTAGGTCTATCAGGCACTCCAGTAAGTCCAAGTGGCGAGACAACAGACCTTGCTCTAAATTTCATGGGTGGCACTAGAGGCGAGGACTATGCAAATTTGATCGAGTACTCGCTAAATAATGGCGCTGCTGGCAGCTGGGTAACTCTAAATGCTAACAACACAATACCGGGCGTAAACGTAGAAGATATCTCAAAAGTGCAGGTAAGGATAAAGGTGCTTGATGACTATGGACAAGCAAATTTAGACCGTCACAACCAAAATGAAGGTAGCAGGGCAGAAATTTATGGTGTAGATGATAACAATAGCCCAGTAAAAAACGGTCTTACTCAAGGTGTTGAGAATTTTGGCGTTTATAAAGAAGGTGTAAGTCTAAGCATCACTCCAACTAGCAGCTACCTACTACCAACAACAGCTGCAAATAGAGCCGAAGGCTACATCATCGACAATGATGATAATCTAGAGATAACAAGCGATCTTAGCTATGCAGATGGCAACAACTACCGCATAAAAACCTTAGATGGAGATGATACGGTAAGCATAAAAGCAAATGTTAAAGGCACTCAGATCAATACCGATGATGGAGATGATATTGTAAATTTTGATAAGGCTGGCATTGCATTTGGCAGTGATAATATTGATGAGCATGCAAGTATCAATATGTATGATGGTAATGACACTGTAAATATAAATGAGGCTATGAAATTAGGCAAAGCTCATATAAGCCTTGATTTTTATGAAAATAGCACAGGCAAAGATACTCTAAATATAAATGCAGATGTCACTGGTTTAGGTACTACAAATAATAGCTCTTTTTATCTTGGCGGTGGTGATGACGCGATAAATATCAAAAACGCAACTGTAAGTGGGGTAAATATAGATGCTAGCAAAGGCGCAGATACCATAAGTATAGATAATGCCACTATAGAAAAGACAAACATTTTCTTGACACATCGCGATAAGTTAAACGAAGCTGATAAGGTTGATATAAACGACGCTACCTTTATAGGTTCATCGATAGGCGTTTATAACTCTTCTTATAATGGCGAAATGGCTGATTTAAATAATGATCAAGTGATAAATGTGCGTGGTAAGACAAGCTTTATAAACACAGGCACTAACGATAGCGGTGGGCTTAGTGCAACTCATGTAAATATAAATGGCACTGATAGTGATAAGATACTTTTTACAGGTGCTTCAAGCATTTATGGCAAAGAGATCAATATAGATCATGCACTATTTAGTCATGGTGGCGAGATAGGAAATTACGTTGGCGATCAAGGTAGAAACTACTTTTCAGATGCTACTGTAACACTTGCAAATACCCAAACGGATGATAAAGTTGGTTTTAGGTTTGACGCTGGAAATGATACTTTAACATTTAATGGCAACAACACTATAAATTTCGTGGGTAAAAACAGTGTTGCTAGTTTAAAATTAGAAACTGGAGACGGAGCTGATACTATAAATATAGGCGGAGAAACTAGCTTTGGAGGAATATTTAGAGGAAGTACTGATGGCTATACCTTTAAACAAAGTGTTAGTATATCAACAGGCTCAGGCGATGATGCTATAAATATCGACAAGGGTGCTGTTTTAAAAGCTGCGACAATAAATACTGGCGATGGCAACGATAATGTAAAGTTAAATGGAGAACTACAAGACACACCTGATCATTGGCATTCTACTAGCAGCATAGATCTAGGTAGTGGCAATGATACGCTTCATATCGGAAAAGATGCAATAATTGGAAGTGGTACAACTATCAAGGGTGGAGCAGGTACTGATACGCTAGATCTTGCTGGAAATATCGACTTTAGCAAGGTAGCTGGCTTTGAAAAAGTTAGCCTTGGTGGCAGTGAAAACAATGTAGCACTAAATTTAACTATAAATGACGTACTAAATATCACTCGTGGAAACCTTAATAACACCCTTAGGATAGATGGTGAAGATGGCGATCATGTACATATGAGTGGTGATTTTACACCAGGTGTGTCAAGCGGTGGATATACAACATTTACGGCCAATACATTTACTATCGAAGTAAAAGACGAAATAGTTTCCTAA
- a CDS encoding response regulator transcription factor, with translation MQEALEILKKVSILVAEDDEMARELIITGLKPYCGQVVGAKDGQDGLEKFKKQGFDIVMSDIHMPVLNGFEMMNEIKKLKPHQKFIVFTSYDSDENLIKSYEQGATLFLKKPIDIKDLRSMLISLSFERDEKLVRLSDEVSINLKREKIYKNGNELYLSFLQNKIFWLFAYNLNKLVTYEMIEEFVYESTEVSKAAIQNVVLRLKRELGVKFKNISESGYILVAKS, from the coding sequence ATGCAAGAGGCACTAGAAATTTTAAAGAAAGTATCTATCTTAGTAGCCGAGGACGACGAGATGGCAAGGGAGCTAATCATCACAGGGCTTAAGCCATACTGCGGTCAGGTCGTAGGCGCAAAAGATGGGCAAGATGGGCTGGAGAAATTTAAAAAACAGGGCTTTGACATCGTGATGAGCGACATCCACATGCCAGTACTTAATGGCTTTGAGATGATGAATGAGATAAAAAAGCTAAAACCTCATCAGAAATTTATCGTCTTTACCTCGTATGACAGCGATGAAAATTTGATCAAAAGCTATGAGCAGGGCGCGACCTTGTTTTTGAAAAAACCTATCGATATAAAGGATCTTAGATCGATGCTAATAAGCCTAAGCTTCGAGCGAGATGAGAAGCTAGTGCGGCTAAGTGATGAGGTGAGTATAAATTTAAAAAGAGAGAAAATTTATAAAAATGGCAATGAGCTATACCTTAGCTTTTTGCAAAATAAGATATTTTGGCTATTTGCTTACAACCTAAATAAACTCGTGACTTACGAGATGATAGAGGAGTTTGTCTATGAGAGCACTGAAGTAAGCAAGGCTGCGATACAAAATGTCGTACTTCGCCTAAAACGCGAGCTTGGCGTGAAATTTAAAAATATAAGCGAGAGCGGGTATATCTTAGTCGCCAAGAGCTAA
- a CDS encoding sensor histidine kinase, producing the protein MGINLKSQNIKIYAIILLASLFVMLLGLNSYNNAKEKIIELSDKNNIAVSKNIVSNFQIWLDERLNSLVRASKFIQNSGIIDDDAKVANFIKLFKENAKEFDLMQLLREDGEIFVDGQKISEEVMSKRERAGLIWYVETKNTNAPSVNFMQNHKILKDSTLNLCVPVEKDDKFEAALCGVVRIGTIFDSIKNFSLAPNSYSFLVTHSGEILTSMADATLKREIEEKFKEIFLKDEDITSLKIGQNLIQVAEIPTMNWFIGAGTNNEEEILAMTREALKNALNLLFAFVALAFLANSLHNFMYNKIKKVQDEYETLLAHRAKMSEAGELISGISHQFIQPVNSLKLMLSSAIMLKKEGKLSDEELLNLLKKGQSSIELLSKTIEIFRNFYKSAENVSEFDIQTSVRNLITLMHTELSRANVSVKFSGFEEMKVCQIENIIQQILLILIHNAKDSLVESYKDEPLKRVIELKFRSFEDKCYIGVYDNGGGVSYEMSKKIFTWLNTTKKQGNGIGLYFAKKLAREKLNGDITLAHNIKPTIFELSFEKNLKG; encoded by the coding sequence ATGGGTATTAATTTAAAATCACAAAATATTAAAATTTATGCGATCATCTTGTTAGCAAGCCTCTTTGTCATGCTCCTTGGGCTAAACAGCTACAACAATGCAAAAGAAAAGATCATCGAACTATCTGATAAAAACAACATCGCAGTTAGTAAAAACATCGTTAGCAACTTTCAAATTTGGCTTGATGAGCGCTTAAATTCGCTCGTCCGTGCGTCAAAATTTATCCAAAACTCTGGCATCATAGATGACGATGCTAAGGTGGCAAATTTCATAAAGCTCTTTAAAGAAAATGCAAAAGAATTTGATCTCATGCAGCTTCTAAGAGAGGATGGCGAGATCTTTGTAGATGGGCAAAAGATCTCAGAAGAGGTGATGTCAAAGCGTGAGCGAGCGGGGCTTATCTGGTATGTCGAGACAAAAAATACAAATGCCCCAAGCGTAAATTTCATGCAAAATCACAAAATTTTAAAGGACTCTACTTTAAATTTATGCGTGCCAGTTGAAAAGGATGATAAATTTGAGGCGGCACTTTGTGGCGTCGTGCGAATAGGCACTATCTTTGATAGCATCAAAAACTTTAGTCTTGCGCCAAATTCTTACTCATTTTTAGTAACTCACAGCGGTGAGATCCTCACATCGATGGCTGATGCGACGCTTAAAAGAGAGATCGAGGAGAAATTTAAAGAGATATTTTTAAAAGATGAGGACATCACCAGCCTAAAGATAGGGCAAAATTTGATCCAAGTAGCCGAGATACCGACGATGAACTGGTTTATCGGAGCTGGCACAAACAACGAAGAAGAAATTTTAGCCATGACAAGAGAGGCGCTAAAAAACGCCCTAAATTTACTCTTTGCCTTCGTCGCACTTGCATTTTTGGCAAACAGCCTGCATAACTTTATGTATAACAAGATAAAAAAGGTGCAAGATGAGTATGAGACCTTGCTAGCGCACAGAGCCAAGATGAGCGAGGCTGGAGAGCTGATAAGCGGCATAAGCCATCAGTTTATCCAGCCAGTAAATTCGCTAAAACTTATGCTAAGCTCGGCGATAATGCTAAAAAAAGAGGGCAAGCTAAGTGATGAGGAGCTTTTAAATTTATTAAAAAAAGGGCAAAGCTCGATCGAACTTCTTTCAAAAACAATCGAAATTTTTAGAAATTTTTACAAAAGCGCTGAAAATGTGAGCGAATTTGACATACAAACAAGCGTTAGAAATTTAATAACACTTATGCACACAGAGCTTAGTCGCGCAAATGTGAGCGTGAAATTTAGCGGATTTGAAGAGATGAAGGTTTGCCAGATAGAAAACATCATCCAGCAAATTTTACTAATCCTAATCCACAACGCAAAGGACTCATTAGTTGAGAGCTACAAAGATGAGCCGCTAAAGCGCGTGATAGAGCTAAAATTTAGAAGCTTTGAAGATAAGTGCTACATCGGCGTTTACGATAATGGCGGCGGCGTAAGCTACGAGATGAGTAAGAAAATTTTTACCTGGCTAAACACGACTAAAAAGCAAGGAAATGGCATAGGACTTTACTTCGCTAAAAAGCTCGCACGTGAGAAGCTAAATGGCGATATCACGCTTGCGCATAACATAAAGCCAACGATTTTTGAGCTAAGCTTTGAGAAGAATTTAAAGGGTTAA
- the dsbI gene encoding protein-disulfide oxidoreductase DsbI, which translates to MSFFKKMAKFQDSRISWAILVFVSVALVIIAHSLFQNYAYMPPCEQCVYIRFAFLCMALGGVIAIINPKNLLFALVGYVFAFWGAVQGIMYSVKLAKIHDAVHGDDPFGVQGCSTEPHYPFGLPLEKWAPEWFMPTGDCGYDSPMVPDGAVLSDLQKSIVDLYADGWYLVPSSKFMSMADCTLLGFGVCFVVLVLMLVSKLLSFKK; encoded by the coding sequence ATGAGCTTTTTTAAAAAAATGGCTAAATTTCAAGACTCACGCATCTCTTGGGCGATCTTAGTCTTTGTGAGCGTCGCGCTTGTTATCATTGCGCACTCGCTCTTTCAAAATTACGCCTATATGCCACCTTGCGAGCAGTGCGTCTATATACGTTTTGCCTTTTTATGCATGGCGCTTGGCGGCGTGATAGCTATCATAAACCCTAAAAATTTGCTCTTTGCTCTAGTTGGCTACGTCTTTGCATTTTGGGGAGCGGTGCAGGGCATAATGTATAGCGTAAAGCTAGCCAAAATCCACGACGCAGTGCATGGAGATGATCCTTTTGGTGTGCAGGGCTGCTCGACTGAGCCACACTATCCATTTGGTTTGCCACTTGAGAAGTGGGCGCCTGAGTGGTTTATGCCTACAGGCGACTGCGGCTACGACAGCCCTATGGTGCCTGATGGCGCGGTGCTAAGCGATCTTCAAAAGAGCATAGTTGATCTTTATGCAGATGGCTGGTATCTTGTGCCGTCGTCTAAATTTATGTCGATGGCTGATTGCACGCTGCTTGGTTTTGGCGTTTGTTTTGTTGTGCTTGTACTTATGCTTGTTTCAAAGCTTTTATCTTTTAAGAAATAA
- a CDS encoding thiol:disulfide interchange protein DsbA/DsbL has translation MSFLSKFSKAIFAVAVAGAISASAFSEGEDYVKLEKPLSVGQNTLVKVFSYACPFCYKYDKSVTPKVVEKIPGLKYEPFHLKTKGDYGEIASKVFAVLITMDEAKGVSLFDENSLFKKAKFAYYKAYHDKKERWSDGKDAEGFLKTGLDAAGVSKADYEKELANPKVTELLKKWDESYDVAKIQGVPAFVVNGKYLIMTKSISSLDGMAALIEELLKK, from the coding sequence ATGAGTTTTCTATCTAAATTTAGTAAGGCTATCTTTGCCGTTGCGGTAGCTGGAGCGATAAGTGCAAGTGCATTTAGTGAGGGCGAGGACTATGTCAAGCTTGAAAAGCCACTAAGTGTTGGACAAAATACGCTAGTTAAGGTTTTTAGCTACGCTTGCCCATTTTGCTACAAATACGACAAGAGCGTCACTCCAAAGGTAGTTGAGAAAATTCCTGGCCTAAAATACGAGCCATTTCACCTAAAGACAAAGGGCGATTATGGCGAGATTGCGAGCAAGGTTTTTGCCGTGCTTATCACTATGGACGAGGCAAAGGGTGTTAGCTTGTTTGATGAAAATTCGCTATTTAAAAAGGCTAAATTTGCCTACTACAAAGCTTATCATGACAAAAAAGAGCGCTGGAGCGATGGCAAAGACGCTGAAGGCTTTTTAAAGACTGGGCTTGATGCAGCTGGCGTTAGCAAAGCAGACTACGAAAAAGAGCTAGCTAATCCAAAAGTGACTGAGCTACTTAAAAAGTGGGATGAGAGCTATGATGTGGCTAAAATTCAAGGCGTGCCAGCATTTGTCGTAAATGGCAAATACCTCATCATGACAAAATCAATCAGCTCACTTGACGGCATGGCAGCACTCATCGAAGAGCTTCTTAAAAAATAA
- a CDS encoding carboxymuconolactone decarboxylase family protein, whose product MKLTENAKKIYEIWFKSSCELEANNASFLEDYLNFLGDISEKINIDEQTRLSVIIASLVVSGGAQSSFKAFVKAALNVGMSAKAVKEILYQAVPYAGLGRVENYIFLADEIFNKAGISIEETPKKAREGRGERGLEIQRKLFPAVDKFIASTPSDQRHIMEFLSQNCFGDFYARDGLNLELRELLTFVFISTLGFAKPQLLGHIAANFGIGNDRAKLISVVTTLIPFIGYPSALNVLAAINEISVK is encoded by the coding sequence ATGAAACTAACTGAAAATGCAAAGAAAATTTATGAAATTTGGTTTAAATCTAGCTGCGAACTCGAGGCAAATAACGCCAGCTTTTTAGAAGACTATCTAAATTTCCTAGGTGACATAAGCGAGAAGATAAATATCGATGAGCAGACAAGACTATCTGTTATCATCGCGTCTTTGGTGGTTAGCGGTGGCGCGCAAAGCTCTTTTAAAGCTTTTGTAAAAGCCGCGCTAAATGTCGGCATGAGCGCAAAGGCTGTAAAAGAAATTTTATATCAAGCAGTCCCATACGCAGGGCTTGGCAGGGTTGAGAACTATATATTTTTAGCGGACGAAATTTTTAACAAAGCTGGCATAAGTATCGAGGAGACGCCTAAAAAGGCAAGAGAGGGCAGGGGCGAGCGAGGCCTTGAGATACAAAGAAAGCTCTTCCCAGCAGTTGATAAATTTATCGCTTCAACGCCTAGTGATCAAAGGCACATAATGGAGTTTTTGTCACAAAACTGCTTTGGCGACTTTTACGCAAGAGATGGGCTAAATTTAGAGCTTAGAGAGCTTCTAACCTTTGTTTTCATCTCCACACTCGGCTTTGCAAAGCCGCAACTCTTAGGCCATATCGCTGCAAATTTTGGCATCGGCAACGACAGAGCTAAACTTATCAGCGTAGTGACAACTCTTATACCATTTATCGGCTATCCAAGCGCGCTAAACGTCCTTGCTGCCATAAACGAGATAAGCGTAAAATAG
- a CDS encoding ferritin family protein translates to MRQYETYKCEKCGNEIEVQKVGGGTLTCCGEEMKCVTENLTAVNLMKAFAGESQARNKYELYGDLAKEAGYHAIARHFYEAAENEKWHARAEFKKYHEMMNDPIDKMDKNLLDAAAGENYEHTTMYPDFAKIAKEEELRDVERLFNAIGKVEVEHEREYLELKKMLDEEGFFESDEEDIWVCEVCGHVHRGKKAPGACPLCKAPKEYFKREFLG, encoded by the coding sequence ATGAGACAGTACGAAACATACAAATGCGAGAAATGCGGCAACGAGATCGAGGTTCAAAAAGTTGGCGGCGGCACATTAACCTGTTGCGGCGAAGAGATGAAATGTGTGACTGAAAATTTAACAGCGGTAAATTTGATGAAGGCATTTGCTGGCGAGTCACAAGCTAGAAATAAGTATGAGCTTTACGGCGACCTAGCTAAAGAAGCAGGCTATCACGCTATAGCTAGACACTTTTACGAGGCAGCTGAAAACGAGAAATGGCACGCAAGGGCTGAATTTAAGAAATATCACGAGATGATGAATGATCCGATCGATAAGATGGATAAAAATTTACTTGACGCTGCAGCTGGCGAAAACTACGAGCATACGACGATGTATCCAGACTTTGCAAAGATCGCAAAAGAAGAAGAGCTAAGAGATGTTGAAAGGCTATTTAACGCGATCGGCAAGGTTGAAGTTGAGCATGAGAGGGAGTATCTAGAGCTTAAAAAGATGCTTGATGAAGAGGGCTTTTTTGAGAGCGACGAAGAAGATATCTGGGTTTGCGAGGTGTGCGGACACGTTCACAGAGGCAAAAAAGCTCCAGGCGCTTGCCCACTTTGCAAAGCTCCAAAAGAGTATTTTAAACGCGAATTCTTAGGCTAA
- a CDS encoding DUF5339 domain-containing protein has protein sequence MKKSLLVLATLGFALSLNAADLTDTCKSYFSDIDKMVEAYKQAGQEQQVKMYEDQKKQSMDQLASLPKEQQDATCKQAKEMFAQVMDQMKKQGLLK, from the coding sequence ATGAAAAAATCACTTCTAGTTTTAGCTACTCTTGGCTTTGCACTAAGCCTAAACGCTGCAGATCTTACAGATACTTGCAAGTCTTACTTCTCAGACATCGATAAGATGGTCGAGGCTTACAAACAAGCTGGTCAAGAGCAACAAGTAAAAATGTATGAAGATCAAAAGAAACAATCAATGGATCAACTAGCTTCTTTACCAAAAGAGCAACAAGACGCTACTTGCAAACAAGCTAAAGAGATGTTTGCTCAAGTAATGGATCAAATGAAAAAACAAGGTCTTTTAAAATAA
- a CDS encoding DUF2798 domain-containing protein, producing the protein MIPAKFYRYVFTFIMSAFMAFIISFAMTYFHFGFVGSFVQIWIVEYLKAFMIAYPAIFVVAPLAAKLANLICKGEK; encoded by the coding sequence ATGATACCGGCGAAATTTTATAGATATGTTTTTACTTTTATAATGTCAGCATTTATGGCGTTTATCATCTCTTTTGCGATGACGTATTTTCACTTTGGCTTTGTGGGTAGCTTTGTGCAAATTTGGATAGTAGAATACTTAAAAGCCTTTATGATCGCCTATCCTGCGATATTTGTCGTAGCGCCACTGGCTGCAAAGCTAGCAAATTTGATATGTAAAGGCGAGAAGTAA
- a CDS encoding YciI family protein, which produces MFIVTISLKTDLIPKERAEELFAEHRGWFIKYVDRGNFLLLGPFVDDEHAGVVVVDAKDRKELDEILSQDVYHAPGYAEYVVREFKAVMGKIS; this is translated from the coding sequence ATGTTTATCGTTACTATTAGTTTAAAAACAGATCTCATACCAAAGGAGAGGGCTGAGGAGCTTTTTGCCGAGCATAGAGGGTGGTTTATAAAGTATGTTGATAGAGGAAATTTCTTGCTTCTTGGGCCATTTGTGGATGATGAACACGCAGGTGTCGTGGTCGTAGATGCTAAGGACCGCAAAGAGCTTGATGAAATTTTATCTCAAGATGTCTATCATGCGCCTGGGTATGCTGAGTATGTGGTTAGAGAATTTAAGGCTGTTATGGGCAAGATTTCATGA
- a CDS encoding tannase/feruloyl esterase family alpha/beta hydrolase, with protein MIDAVWNESGEVSADKMSALTGGSKNNIKAKPHCVVHGKLYKRTGSDGKEYAIDYEIRLPEQWNEKFLLQGGGGMDGFVAPALGAVPIRTSTATPAFLRGYAVVTTNSGHPEPTAEFGLDQQARLDYAYQAIGKVTDAAKQILAAAYAKKPKHSYFMGCSNGGRAALIAAQRYPLEFDGVIAANPGFRLSRAAIAQQWDNQALMKIAPKNEKGEKIFANALTQDDLDKLSHAVLEKCDALDGLKDGIINAWEACKFDPKSLNLDKQKIEAIEKIFNGAKNSKGEQIYSGWFYDSGVSAEGWRQWKLGDSQSAKPNARNITLSSGSVNYYFLTPAQPNFDTINFDFDKDTPKTFETAAINDAISTSLSTFSANGGKLIIVTGVSDPVFSAKDQRDWFKKLEADNENSQNFAAFFALPGMNHCGGGNGIDDVDPLGALEAWHEKGEAPKSMLAKSRTYAGKEFLVCAYPKVATYVGGDTSKASSFVCK; from the coding sequence ATGATAGATGCGGTGTGGAATGAGAGTGGCGAAGTATCAGCCGATAAGATGTCTGCGCTAACTGGCGGCAGCAAAAATAATATCAAAGCAAAGCCTCACTGCGTGGTGCATGGCAAACTCTATAAACGCACTGGAAGTGACGGCAAAGAGTATGCGATTGATTACGAGATAAGGCTGCCAGAGCAGTGGAATGAGAAGTTTTTATTGCAAGGCGGGGGCGGTATGGACGGCTTTGTAGCGCCTGCTCTTGGCGCAGTGCCGATACGCACAAGCACAGCCACGCCAGCATTTCTTAGAGGCTACGCGGTAGTTACTACAAACTCAGGACACCCAGAGCCAACGGCTGAGTTTGGGCTAGATCAACAAGCAAGGCTAGACTATGCCTATCAGGCGATCGGCAAGGTCACGGACGCAGCTAAGCAAATTTTAGCCGCCGCATACGCCAAAAAGCCAAAACATAGCTACTTTATGGGCTGTTCAAATGGCGGCAGGGCAGCACTAATCGCAGCCCAGCGCTATCCGCTAGAATTTGACGGCGTCATCGCTGCAAACCCTGGCTTTAGGCTATCTCGCGCGGCGATCGCTCAGCAGTGGGACAACCAAGCTCTTATGAAGATAGCTCCGAAAAATGAAAAAGGCGAGAAAATTTTTGCAAATGCCCTAACGCAGGACGACCTTGACAAGCTAAGCCACGCTGTACTAGAAAAATGTGACGCCTTAGACGGACTAAAAGATGGGATCATCAATGCGTGGGAAGCGTGCAAATTTGATCCAAAAAGTCTAAATTTAGATAAGCAAAAGATAGAGGCGATAGAGAAAATCTTTAACGGAGCCAAAAACAGCAAGGGCGAGCAAATTTATAGTGGCTGGTTTTATGACTCAGGAGTGAGCGCTGAGGGCTGGAGGCAGTGGAAGCTGGGCGACTCACAAAGTGCTAAGCCAAACGCTAGAAATATCACGCTTTCAAGCGGCTCGGTGAATTACTACTTTTTAACGCCAGCGCAGCCAAATTTTGACACGATAAATTTTGACTTTGACAAAGACACGCCAAAGACTTTCGAAACCGCAGCGATAAATGACGCTATCTCAACAAGCCTTAGCACATTTAGCGCAAATGGCGGTAAGCTCATCATAGTAACTGGCGTCTCAGACCCAGTTTTCTCGGCAAAAGATCAAAGGGATTGGTTTAAAAAGCTAGAGGCTGATAATGAAAATAGCCAAAATTTCGCGGCATTTTTTGCGCTACCTGGGATGAACCACTGCGGTGGCGGCAACGGCATAGATGACGTGGATCCTTTAGGCGCGCTTGAAGCGTGGCACGAAAAGGGCGAAGCGCCAAAGAGCATGCTAGCAAAAAGTAGGACCTACGCTGGCAAGGAATTTTTAGTGTGTGCGTATCCAAAGGTGGCTACTTACGTGGGTGGTGATACTAGCAAGGCAAGTAGCTTTGTTTGCAAGTAA